AACTCGTTCAAAGATGGCGCCGCGTGGTGCTGGAGGATCGGCGATCCGCGCATAGGCAAGTTTGCGAGCTTCCTTTGCTCCGATGCCAAAGGCGCGCATGAGCGCACACATGGATTGCTCGGCGTAGTCGGCGGGGGCGTCTCCCGATAAAAGCGTTTCGATACCGTACATGATCGAGCCAAGGGCAATATCGCGCGCAACGACCACATCCACCACGTCGAATCGCCCTGCCTCAAGGGCCATCTGCAGATCGCGAGTGAGGTACTCGTCGAGCAGGCGGCCTCGCGAACCGCGCTTCGTTCCCACCCGCGTGATGAACGCACCCCACAGCGGATACCGTGCCGCCATGGCCATATAAAGACGCGACCCCACCACCACCCGCTGGGCCGGATCATCGATCGCGCGCACGAGTGGATCGATAACCGCGAGAACTTCATCGCTGCTCTCGCCCGCCACCGCCGACAGCAGTTCCGCAGTCGTGCGAAAGTAGTTGTAGAACGTCCGCGGGCTACTCCCGCAGCCGCGATGAAATCGTCGATCGTCGGGGCGTCCGCTCCCTTCTCCGCAAAAACGCCCAGCGCACTCTCAATCAGACGAATGCGGGTCTTCTCGCGTCGCAACGCACCAACGCGGGTTCGATGATTTTCAATCGATTCTGTCGCTTCCATTGGCTATCCCGTTGATCTGGTTTGATTTTAGCAGCGCATAGGCTCTGCGGGTTTGTCCTGGATAAATTCGTATTGACGAAAATGTCACTTTGAATAGAATTGGAACTGACAAATTCGTCAATACGAGATTCGGCATGCCCTGAGGCATTCCGTCTCTGGGTCTACAGGAGGCAGATATGCGGTTCGTTAGTTTCGAAAAGGATGGCAAGGCAACCCTCGGCGTTCGTGAAGGAGATCACGTACGTGTCGTCGGCGACGAGACGCTTGAGTCGCTCCTCGCGCGCGGCGTCCGTCTGGACGAGTACGCGAAGACAAACGCCACAGAGGAAAAGGTACCTGCCGCCAGCCTGAAGTATCTTCCGCCGCTGCAAAAGCCGCCGAAGATCGTTTGCGTGGGTTTGAACTACGCCGACCACACGAAAGAGAGCAAGTACGAGCAGCCCGACTACCCGACCCTGTTCCTGCGCGTTAATACCAGTCTGGTTGCTCATGAGCAGCCGATGATCCGGCCCGGCGTTACCGACTCAGAAGGACTCGATTACGAAGGCGAGGTCGCGGTCGTGCTGGGCAAGGGTGGTCGCCACATTTCGAAGGAAAACGCGCTCTCACACGTCGCTGGCTATGCGCTCTTCAACGACGGCTCGGTGCGCGAGTATCAGTTCAAGACGCCGCAATGGACCGTAGGAAAGAATTTCGATGGCACAGGCGCATTCGGTCCCGACCTCGTGACCGCCGACGAATTGCCCGCAGGCGCCAAAGGCCTGCTGCTGGAAACGCGCGTGAACGGCGAACTGGTTCAGTCGGCGAGCACCGATGACATGGTGTTCGACGTCGCAACGCTCATCAGCGTGATCAGCGAAGCCATCACGCTCGAACCAGGCGACGTGATCGTCTCAGGTACGCCGTCGGGTATCGGCTGGGCGCGCACGCCGCGGCTTTTGATGAAAGCGGGAGACCTTTGCGAAGTGACGGTCGAGAAGATTGGCACCCTGCGCAATGTGATCGCTGACGAAGCAACCCGCTAATTTCCCATCGGCGAAGCCGGCCGACGAGCCGGCGCTTATCGAAATGGAGACACATGGTCATGACCGATCCGGCAGCAGCATCTGCGCGTGCGAGTGTTCATTCGATCGATCACTTTGCACTCAACGTATCCTCGCTAGTCGAGGCCAAGCGCTTCTTCAGCGCGTTTGGCCTCGACGTGGCAGCAACAGTCGCAGAACTTCAGTTGCGCGCGGCGGATGGTCATCGCTGGGCGCGCATTTTTCCCGCTTCGAGAAAGTCGCTGGCGTATCTGAGTTTCAACTGCTTCGAACAGGACTTCGCGGCGATCCGCGATCAGGTCAAGGCGGCGGGCGCGGACCTCGTCGCGCCTCACGATCGAGGCGAAGCGTCTGGGTTCTGGTTTCGGGATCCGGACGGCAACCTGATTCAGGTAAAGACCGGTCCGAAGACGACGCCAGTCAGTAAGGCACCATGCATCGTCGCGTCGAGTCACGCGGACGAGCGCGGCACACACACGCGCTCAGCAGCGAAGACGGTTCGTCCACGACGTCTCTCTCATGTGCTGCTGTTCTCGCCCGACGTCCTTCGTGCGCTGGATTTCTATGGCAAGGCGCTCGGTCTGCGTTTGTCGGACAAGTCGCTCGACATCATTGCATTCACGCATGCACCGCACGGCAGCGATCATCATCTGGTTGCGTTCGCCAGGAGCAGCGCGCGTGGCTGGCACCACGCAGCCTGGGACG
The DNA window shown above is from Paraburkholderia sp. PGU19 and carries:
- a CDS encoding VOC family protein; this translates as MTDPAAASARASVHSIDHFALNVSSLVEAKRFFSAFGLDVAATVAELQLRAADGHRWARIFPASRKSLAYLSFNCFEQDFAAIRDQVKAAGADLVAPHDRGEASGFWFRDPDGNLIQVKTGPKTTPVSKAPCIVASSHADERGTHTRSAAKTVRPRRLSHVLLFSPDVLRALDFYGKALGLRLSDKSLDIIAFTHAPHGSDHHLVAFARSSARGWHHAAWDVDNVNLVGQGASQMAAAGFTKGWGTGRHVLGSNYFHYVQDPWGSFCEYSADIDFVSAGQTWPAGEFAPEDSLYLWGPPVPDDFIHNTEAGVVLED
- a CDS encoding fumarylacetoacetate hydrolase family protein translates to MRFVSFEKDGKATLGVREGDHVRVVGDETLESLLARGVRLDEYAKTNATEEKVPAASLKYLPPLQKPPKIVCVGLNYADHTKESKYEQPDYPTLFLRVNTSLVAHEQPMIRPGVTDSEGLDYEGEVAVVLGKGGRHISKENALSHVAGYALFNDGSVREYQFKTPQWTVGKNFDGTGAFGPDLVTADELPAGAKGLLLETRVNGELVQSASTDDMVFDVATLISVISEAITLEPGDVIVSGTPSGIGWARTPRLLMKAGDLCEVTVEKIGTLRNVIADEATR